The Flaviramulus sp. BrNp1-15 genome includes the window TTTCCATGCATATGCTCTACTGGTGCTGTCCATTCTAAAGTTGTAGATTTCCATGGGTTTTGAGTTGCTTTCTTTCCGTAGAAAATACTAACAAAGAAATTATATAAATAAATGATTTGTACAACACCACCAACTAAAGCAAATATAGTTATGATAACGTTTACATTTGCTAAATCGTCAAATAACGGAAAGTTACTATTTGTATAATAACGACGTGGTAAACCTGCCATACCAATAAAATGCATTGGGAAGAATACTCCATAAGCACAAACCGCAGTAATCCAGAAATGGATATAACCTAAATTTTTGTTAAGCATTCTACCAAACATTCTTGGATACCAATGATAAATACCAGCAAACATTCCATATAATGCAGATATACCCATTACTAAGTGGAAGTGAGCTACAACAAAATATGTATCGTGAACATTAATATCTAAGGCACTATCACCTAAAATAATTCCTGTTAAACCACCCGTTATAAATGTTGATACAAAACCTATTGAGAATAACATAGCTGGATTCATCTGTAAATTTCCTTTCCAGAGCGTAGTTATCCAGTTAAAAGCTTTTACTGCTGAAGGTATCGCAATTAATAACGTTGTAAATGTAAATACAGACCCTAAGAATGGATTCATTCCTGAAATAAACATATGGTGACCCCATACGATTGTAGATAGAAAAGCAATTGCTAAAATTGAGGCAATCATAGCTCGATATCCAAAGATAGGTTTACGAGAGTTAGATGCCATAATTTCAGAAACTAATCCCATTGCAGGTAATATTACAATATAAACTTCTGGGTGACCTAAAAACCAAAATAAGTGTTCAAATAAAACTGGTGAACCTCCTTGGTAATGTAATACTTCACCTTGAATAAATATATCTGATAAGAAGAATGATGTTCCAAAGCTTCTATCCATTATCAATAATAACGCTGCAGATAATAATACTGGGAAAGAAATAACCCCAATTACAGCCGTAATAAAAAATGCCCAAATTGTTAATGGAAGTCTTGTCATAGACATTCCTTTTGTTCTTAAATTAATTACCGTAACGATATAATTAAGTGAACCCAATAAAGAAGATGCTATAAAAATGGCCATAGATACTAACCATAATGTCATACCCATACCTGAACCTCCTTGAGCTAATGGTAAAGCACTTAATGGTGGATAAATTGTCCATCCTGCCGCTGCTGGTCCTGCTTCAACAAATAATGATAATACCATGATTACACTTGATAAGAAGAATAACCAATACGATACCATATTTAAAAACCCTGAAGCCATATCGCGTGCTCCAATTTGCAACGGAATTAATAAGTTACTAAATGTTCCACTTAATCCAGCTGTTAATACAAAGAATACCATAATGGTACCGTGTATAGTTACCAATGCTAAATAAATATCTGCATCCATAACACCATCTGGAGCCCA containing:
- a CDS encoding cbb3-type cytochrome c oxidase subunit I, with protein sequence MSAHADNHAHEDDHGHHHKETFVTKYIFSQDHKMIAKQYLITGTIMGVIGVFMSMMFRMQIAWPEQPNVLFEAFLGKWAPDGVMDADIYLALVTIHGTIMVFFVLTAGLSGTFSNLLIPLQIGARDMASGFLNMVSYWLFFLSSVIMVLSLFVEAGPAAAGWTIYPPLSALPLAQGGSGMGMTLWLVSMAIFIASSLLGSLNYIVTVINLRTKGMSMTRLPLTIWAFFITAVIGVISFPVLLSAALLLIMDRSFGTSFFLSDIFIQGEVLHYQGGSPVLFEHLFWFLGHPEVYIVILPAMGLVSEIMASNSRKPIFGYRAMIASILAIAFLSTIVWGHHMFISGMNPFLGSVFTFTTLLIAIPSAVKAFNWITTLWKGNLQMNPAMLFSIGFVSTFITGGLTGIILGDSALDINVHDTYFVVAHFHLVMGISALYGMFAGIYHWYPRMFGRMLNKNLGYIHFWITAVCAYGVFFPMHFIGMAGLPRRYYTNSNFPLFDDLANVNVIITIFALVGGVVQIIYLYNFFVSIFYGKKATQNPWKSTTLEWTAPVEHMHGNWPGEIPHVHRWAYDYSKPGHDVDFVPQNVPLKDGEEELQH